Part of the Candidatus Krumholzibacteriota bacterium genome is shown below.
GCCTCGCTCTTCACCACGACGAACCCGATGCCGGGATGCCCGGCGAGGCCCTCGATCAGCCCCGGATGAAGGACCGCGATCCGCTCGAGCTCGAGACGCTCCTCCGTTTCGGGAAGGTAGACGAGGCCGAGATTGCCCGAGGCGCAGACGACGGCCCCGGCCTCCGCGACCGAGCCGGCCGGTTCTTTCGGTTTCTTCCCGACGCGCAGGTAGCCGCCGTGGACGCGGGCCCTGATGATCCGCCGCGCGCCGCGCGCCACGCGGTTGTTTTGGCCGAGCGCCTCCGAGACGAGGATGTTCAGGTACCCGCGCGCCTCGAAGGAGCCCACCGACGCGCTGACCGCCCGGTCGCCCCGCAGGAGGCGGCGGACGAGCTCCTCGAGGGTGAGCCCGTAGCGTTGCCGGAAGGGAGCGCCCGGCGACTGGCCGTGATCGGAGAGGACGACGATCCGGTAGGGGCGCGGGCTCTGGCCGACGAGGCGCTCGAGCCGGCCGAGGTGCCGGTCGACGAACCGGAGGATCCGGAAGGCGTCGGGGCTTTCCGGCCCGGCGCGATGGGCGACCGTGTCGTAGCCGATCAGGTTGATGTAGTTGGTCGGCACGCCGGCGAAGATGTTCTCGAAGAGCGTGTAGACGTTGATATCGCGCAGCAGGATCGTCGACAGCACTCGCTCGAGGGGAAAAAAACCCCACCGGGAGACGCGCGGCCCGCTCTTCCGGACGATCCCTCGCAAATTCTCCCGCAGCTCGACGGCGGCCTCCCACGTCATCATCACGATCGCCCGGGAGAAGTTGTAGGGATTGAGGAAGTACTCGTAGAGGGGAAAGGAGGCGCCGATGAGGCTCCGGGGAATGTCGGTCAGCATGCTGATCGTCAGCATGCCGCGCTCGGCGCCGCCGGAGAGGAGATTGCCGAGGCTCCATCCGCGGCTGAGCAGCGTCCGTTGCCGGGGAAGGCGGGACTCGATCTCCGCGGCGTCCGCGGGGTGGTTGGAGACCATGAGGCGGCCGCGTTCCTTCTCGTACCAGCGGAAGGCCGGGATGTCCCAGTTGTCGCCGTAGAGGATCCCCGCCTGGGCGGCGGTCGTCATCGACGGGAGGCCCGTGTCCCATCGCCGGAGCCGGTACGCGCCCGAGGCGATCCACCGGGAGAGGGTCGGCATGTGTTTCTCGTGGATCGTTCGCATGAGCGCCCGGTGGGAAAGGCCGTCGATCTGGACGACGACGAGGCCGGGTCCGGTGTCGGGGACGGCGCCGCCGACGGCGCGGGAGAGCCGCGCGACGACGTTCTGGTAATAGGAATCCTCGTCGTCGATCGACGCGAGCCCGGTGAGGAGCGTGCCGACCGCCGCCATGCCGAGCGTCGTCCACAGGGCGGTGAGCCAGCCGTCGATCGAGAAGCCCGGGACGATCCGCGCGGCGAACAGCAGCATCATGGCGTTGAGCACGACGCCGAACAGGCCGAAGGTGAGCATCGTGAAGGGCATCATCAGCAAAAGGAGCAGTGGACGGAGAAGAGCGTTGAGAAAGGCGATAACCGCCACGGCGGGGATCGCCGTCCACCACGAGGCGAGCTCGAGGCCGGGGATCCATCGCGCGAGCAGAACGAGGGCGACGAACTCGATCGCCCAGATCGTCGCCACCCGTCGCGTCCAGCGGATCATCGGTTTGTCCCTTCCCCGGCACTCAGGCGCCGGGCGCGGCAAGTTCGGTCGTCTCCCCCGGTTGCAGGATCCTGATCTCCAC
Proteins encoded:
- a CDS encoding phage holin family protein; the encoded protein is MIRWTRRVATIWAIEFVALVLLARWIPGLELASWWTAIPAVAVIAFLNALLRPLLLLLMMPFTMLTFGLFGVVLNAMMLLFAARIVPGFSIDGWLTALWTTLGMAAVGTLLTGLASIDDEDSYYQNVVARLSRAVGGAVPDTGPGLVVVQIDGLSHRALMRTIHEKHMPTLSRWIASGAYRLRRWDTGLPSMTTAAQAGILYGDNWDIPAFRWYEKERGRLMVSNHPADAAEIESRLPRQRTLLSRGWSLGNLLSGGAERGMLTISMLTDIPRSLIGASFPLYEYFLNPYNFSRAIVMMTWEAAVELRENLRGIVRKSGPRVSRWGFFPLERVLSTILLRDINVYTLFENIFAGVPTNYINLIGYDTVAHRAGPESPDAFRILRFVDRHLGRLERLVGQSPRPYRIVVLSDHGQSPGAPFRQRYGLTLEELVRRLLRGDRAVSASVGSFEARGYLNILVSEALGQNNRVARGARRIIRARVHGGYLRVGKKPKEPAGSVAEAGAVVCASGNLGLVYLPETEERLELERIAVLHPGLIEGLAGHPGIGFVVVKSEAHGTVVVGGGGIRHLADGRVEGRDPLAGYGPRAADHLRRLDRFPHVGDIVVNGAWDPLTGEAMAFEEQIGSHGGLGGPQTEPFILSPADWEAGDEIVGPVAVHELLAGWMRGIGLDPERDETRPGETG